Part of the Aquamicrobium lusatiense genome is shown below.
GCCGCCACCGCATTCGCTGCACGCAGTAAGTGCGATTAATGGAATGACTGCAAGAATGTGCTTCATATTGATTACCCCCGCGTCGCTATAAGTTCCATAAGCCGTCATAGATTGCACAATGCCGTCGTCAAGCGCATTTAACGGTGAAGTCATCGGCAGGGAGTGATTAGCTGATAGGTTAGCAGGTAACTAACCGCCCGGTCGCAAACACTTTGAAAATATGGGATTTTTCAGTTGACAGTGGCGGAGGAAGTGTACCAAATACCGAACTCTCTCCACGCGGACTCCATGCAGCAGACCCGCAACAAACTGATGTGGCGCACCAATGCAGGGATCACGACGCGTTTCCTGATCCGCGACGCCGATACTCAATTCTAAGCCAAGTTGGATGATATCTGAAATCGGATTGTGCCCGGGTCATCCAGATCTCGCACAAGGTACCGAACCCCAATTCCCTCTCCAGAATCTTCATCGGCACGGCGCGCGGGATGAAGAGGAGAAGGACCAGATTTGACCCAGGCGATCAGAGACCAAATCGAGACATCGCCCAAAAGTCCGATCAGGTGAGGGGTCACATGTGACCAACCGTTGACATGCGGCCCCGTCTAGGGTCTTTCATGGACATTGCTGGTCAATGATGGCCATGCTCGCGAGGAGCGAGGAACATGAAGCTTCTCACAGTTCAGGACGTCGCGGACGCGATGAAGGTCTCCGAGAAAACGGTCCGACGACTGATCAAGCGCGGTGATCTTGCCGCCTACAAAGTGGGCGAGCGCGGTCAACTCCGCGTCAAAGAGTGCGACCTTGAGGGGTACTTGGAGGCGCAGCGAGTGGAGGTCGGATCGACGGGAGAAGCGAATGCGGAAGGGACGGAATCAGGCGAATGAACACCACTAGACAACAGGACTTCTCGATTGTCGCCGTCGACAAGTTCATCCAGGCGACCCGCGACTCGGGGTACAAGGGAACGTCGAATGCTGTCGCAGAACTTGTCGACAACTCGCTGCAGGCGGGCGCGACCTCAATCACGGTGTCCCTCACGGTGGATGAGGAAGAGGACGGGCGCTCGATCGTCCTAACCGTTATCGACAACGGATCTGGCATGGACGCCCAGACCTTGCGGACTGCGCTTCGGTTCGGCGGTAGCACTCGCTTCAACGATCGTGACGGCCTTGGGCGTTACGGCATGGGTCTGCCGAACAGTTCGTTGAGCCAGGCTAAGCGGGTCACGGTGCATAGTTGGAACTCGAAGCGCGGTCAGGTACTCACTTCCTATCTCGATCTCGAGATGATTGCGGCCGGGAAACTGACCGAGGTGCCGCAGCCACGTTGGGTCAAACGACCAGAGTTCGTAAATGGATATGAGTCTGGCACCGCCGTAACTTGGTCGCGCTGCGACCGGCTCGATCACAAGCGCATTTCTACGATCACACGGAAACTCTTGGGGGCTCTGGGGCGGCAGTTCCGACACTTCTTGTGGAACGGCGTGTCCATCAAGGTGAACGGCGACGCTGTACAGCCCATCGACCCGCTCTTCCTCCACCCTGCCGCGCTGTACAGTGGCGCAACTCAGTTCGCAGAGGACATGGTCTACGAGGTTGCAGCGAACCCCGACGACCCCAGCATCACCGGTATCGTGAAGGTACGCTTTTCGGAACTGCCTGTCGACGATTGGTCGAAGTTGAGTAACGAGGAGAAGAGAGCCCGCGGGATCGCTAAGGGTGCGGGCGTATCAATCGTACGTGCGGGGCGCGAGGTGGATTACGGCTGGTTCTTCCTCGGAGGAAAGCGCCGCGAGAACTACGACGACTGGTGGCGCTGCGAGATCAGGTTCGACCCAATCCTAGACGAGGCGTTTGGCA
Proteins encoded:
- a CDS encoding ATP-binding protein; the protein is MNTTRQQDFSIVAVDKFIQATRDSGYKGTSNAVAELVDNSLQAGATSITVSLTVDEEEDGRSIVLTVIDNGSGMDAQTLRTALRFGGSTRFNDRDGLGRYGMGLPNSSLSQAKRVTVHSWNSKRGQVLTSYLDLEMIAAGKLTEVPQPRWVKRPEFVNGYESGTAVTWSRCDRLDHKRISTITRKLLGALGRQFRHFLWNGVSIKVNGDAVQPIDPLFLHPAALYSGATQFAEDMVYEVAANPDDPSITGIVKVRFSELPVDDWSKLSNEEKRARGIAKGAGVSIVRAGREVDYGWFFLGGKRRENYDDWWRCEIRFDPILDEAFGITHTKQQIRPRLHLIEALSADLEVMARALNSRARKAHLNAKVAERFTRSEYRASEKDEMLAPLPPKPRLRDKRVLDALGKKLTSTESARDNCGGSTEYRIVPTALNETAFFNYARDQGRLILVLNPEHPFYKLVYKPLLESDSPSDEIVRSQIDLLLLAAARAEALLENKESLKVAEQLRADWSDTLATFLNG
- a CDS encoding helix-turn-helix domain-containing protein; protein product: MKLLTVQDVADAMKVSEKTVRRLIKRGDLAAYKVGERGQLRVKECDLEGYLEAQRVEVGSTGEANAEGTESGE